One Littorina saxatilis isolate snail1 linkage group LG10, US_GU_Lsax_2.0, whole genome shotgun sequence DNA window includes the following coding sequences:
- the LOC138978504 gene encoding GDP-fucose transporter 1-like, whose translation MKAVQRLSSAEMANPQVLGEVFQPHVLLVIAVHWTMAISLVFVNKQLVSGGNSARDLTVFITWAQCMFSVATIVIATAVKKYLNPRTSWLSIPLVTFIDSDVLAMSFTFIGVVVMNNLLLKHIGVAFYQVARSSTLIFTVIFARIFLGVPVSLRVTVSCGLIVLGFIVSVDQEMLLSSLSWLSVSYGVLASISAALSVIYIKRVDKLLQGNSLEISLTSNLNSVVFLIPLLLSTGQLQNAVNSDHLLNTSMLLKLVVTGVLSLFVGWASIKVIGLTSPVTHNMSINAKSLLQTFIAVIVQGETKTLTWWAGNFLVILGLMNYGLSKTPSPVVREIEVSLNPPLKNSQLNLPPLSKHDEGWQA comes from the exons ATGAAAGCAGTCCAAAGGCTTTCTTCAGCCGAGATGGCCAACCCGCAAGTGCTGGGGGAAGTGTTCCAACCGCATGTTCTGCTGGTCATTGCCGTCCACTGGACCATGGCTATTTCCCTCGTCTTTGTCAACAAACAGCTGGTTTCAGGTGGAAACTCAG CTCGAGACCTGACAGTGTTCATAACATGGGCGCAGTGTATGTTCTCTGTTGCCACCATCGTCATAGCAACGGCGGTCAAAAAGTATCTCAACCCCAGGACTTCCTGGCTCAGCATTCCACTGGTAACCTTCATTGACAGTGACGTTTTGGCCATGAGCTTTACCTTTATCGGTGTCGTCGTTATGAACAACCTTCTCCTCAAGCACATCGGCGTAGCCTTCTACCAAGTAGCCAGGTCCTCCACGctcattttcactgtgatcttTGCTCGCATCTTTCTGGGAGTTCCTGTGTCTCTTCGAGTGACCGTTTCCTGCGGTCTGATTGTCTTAGGTTTTATCGTGAGCGTCGACCAAGAAATGTTGCTCAGTAGTTTATCCTGGCTGAGTGTTTCCTACGGTGTGCTGGCCAGCATATCAGCTGCCCTAAGCGTGATTTATATCAAACGCGTGGACAAGCTTTTGCAGGGGAACTCGCTCGAAATTTCTCTGACAAGCAACCTCAACAGTGTAGTGTTTCTTATTCCGCTGTTGCTTAGCACTGGGCAACTACAAAATGCTGTGAACTCGGATCATCTCCTGAATACATCCATGTTGTTGAAACTGGTTGTCACTGGGGTGTTAAGCCTGTTTGTGGGTTGGGCCAGCATCAAAGTGATCGGCCTGACATCCCCTGTGACGCACAACATGAGCATCAATGCTAAATCGCTGCTGCAGACGTTCATCGCCGTGATCGTGCAGGGAGAGACGAAAACATTGACGTGGTGGGCGGGGAATTTCCTTGTGATACTGGGACTTATGAACTACGGTCTTTCAAAAACACCGAGTCCAGTAGTGCGTGAGATTGAAGTGAGCTTGAACCCACCTTTGAAGAACAGTCAGCTAAACTTGCCACCACTCTCAAAACATGATGAAGGCTGGCAAGCTTGA